One Danio rerio strain Tuebingen ecotype United States chromosome 22, GRCz12tu, whole genome shotgun sequence genomic window carries:
- the si:ch73-304f21.1 gene encoding uncharacterized protein si:ch73-304f21.1, with the protein MFTGKEPLFLLSWIGIVHQGLLVAGTEEVKAVRGNPLTLPSGVKEYSRINWMKGHKYFIIAQCRDESPPCKTFRDGLQIDSQTGSLTFINTSSQLSSLYKLQIINKTLRASNKEFTVIFYDPLPVPIVHKSENSSCSQCVLLCSANVTNETTLSWYKGNHFLSSINVSDPNNSISLPVKGNYEDINEYRCVVNNSISNQTKHLGRSELCQSCAVTGLNPGYIGLICLLLLIAGVVIYCRCWKSNWNKTGKNEAAYRYQNGGTGGSPDE; encoded by the exons ATGTTCACGGGGAAAGAGCCGCTTTTCCTCCTCTCCTGGATCGGGATCGTACATCAAG GTCTGCTTGTTGCTGGGACTGAAGAAGTGAAGGCGGTGAGGGGGAATCCTCTGACCCTACCCAGTGGAGTCAAAGAGTATAGTAGGATTAATTGGATGAAAGGACATAAGTACTTTATCATAGCTCAATGCCGAGATGAGTCTCCACCATGTAAGACTTTCAGAGATGGACTACAGATCGACAGTCAGACCGGATCTCTCACCTTCATCAACACCAGTAGTCAACTTAGCAGCCTTTACAAACTGCAGATCATCAACAAGACCTTAAGGGCATCAAATAAAGAGTTTACTGTTATTTTCTATG ATCCTCTTCCCGTTCCCATAGTCCACAAGTCAGAGAACTCCTCATGCTCTCAGTGTGTCCTGCTGTGTTCAGCGAATGTGACAAATGAGACGActctctcctggtacaaaggaaacCACTTTCTGTCCTCCATTAATGTCTCTGATCCCAACAACAGCATCTCTCTGCCTGTAAAGGGGAATTATGAGGACATTAATGAATACAGATGTGTGGTGAACAACTCAATCAGCAACCAGACCAAACACCTCGGCAGATCTGAACTGTGTCAGTCATGTGCag TAACAGGTCTAAACCCAGGTTATATAGGACTGATCTGTCTGCTGCTGCTGATTGCAGGAGTTGTGATTTACTGCCGCTGCTGGAAAAGTAACTGGAACAAAACTGGAAAAAACG AGGCTGCTTACCGTTATCAGAATGGAGGAACAGGAGGATCACCAGACGAGTAG